A segment of the Catenulispora sp. EB89 genome:
GCACGCGATCTGTGCGCGGTCCTTCGTCGGCACTCCGGCTTCGGCCAGCGCAGCCAGCAGGCGTGTGTTGGCTGCGGTCAGCGCGGCCTGCGTTGCCCGGAACCGTGCGGCAGCACCGCACAGACCGGCCGCAGAGCGCACGACTTCGGGCTCACCTTCCAAGTACTTCAGCAGAGCGAGATCCGTGGAGTCCGCACACATCAGGCAAGGTCCTCTCCGTTGTCGAACCGCTTGCCGGAGATGGCTTCGGCGAGGCTGACCACGACCGCGACCGGGGTAGTCGCCCCGATCGAGACCAGAGCCTCGGGGCCCCACAGCTCAGCGGTTCGGGCGCGGTGTTCGGGATGAACCGACACTTTGAGCCGGTAGTTGCCGCCCGGGCTCTCCCACTCCGCCGTAGAGCCGAACAGGGCACGAATTCGTCCGGTGACGCGGTTCCAACCGACCGCACGCAGGCGCCGGTTCAGAAGATGCTGCGACCACGCGACCGGCTCCGCGTTCGAGGCGGTTTCGGCGACCCGCGCCATAGCCAGAATCATTTCGGCCGATGCGAAGCGTGCCTCAAGGTGCCAATCCGGCGCGACGTGTCCGGAGAGCGGAGCGCCGCTGACCGCCAGGCGAGCGCTCGCCTCGAATAGATCGGTCATCATCACCAGGCGTCCGCGATGCTGCGGCCCCACGAGGACCCACTTCGACCCGGGGTAGCTCGGGTGCGCGATCTGGCGTGTCTGCCAAAGGTCGGCCATCAGGGATTCGCTGATGTACCGCTGTACATCCGAGTTGAGTTCCATCACAGAGTGGCTCCCTACGTTCAGGAGCCGCCGGGCGCTCCTGCGCCCGGCGGCAGGAGGTCAGCTGGTGAGAAGGTTCTCCGCGAACGCGCGGATGACGGGTCCGGGCGTATGGCCGGTGGCGTCCGCGTAGCAGACCGGGCCGTAGATCAGCCAGGCGCCGCACTCCCCCGGCACGTCCGGATAGTGGTAGGAAGCCGCCACCTGTCCGGTCGGGTGGACGAAGGTGGTTGACGCCAGATGACCGCTGGCGGTGTGGGTGGAGCAGGCCTCCCAACCCTCGTAGGTGGCGGTGTTGAAGGTCGGGCCGTGCTCATCGGTGATCGCGACACGCGCGGCCGCGAGGATCGCCGAAGCCGGGGCGTCGAAGATGCTCATGCGCCAGAAACAGGGCGCACCGCTACTCCCCTTGCCCGTGCCGCGCGTCGGCTCGTAGATGAACTCCGCGAGCTTGGCGCCGCCATTCGGCTCGGTGACGATCGCGAGCTTCACCGGTACGGCCCCGCTCGGCGGCGTGAGGAGCGCTGCCTGCGACACGTCGGCGTCGTCGCGTACTGGATGCTGATTCACGGTCCAGCCGCGTGTGATGAACTCTTCGAGCAGGAGGACGGACTGTGCCACGGCCGTCTTTGCGATACGTGCTGAGGTCATGGTGTTCGTTCCTTTCCTCAGTACCGCTTGGTCCGGCGCGGGACGCTCACCGTCAGCGCCGCGATGGTGGCGGCGCCGATCACGGAGACCGGCGTACGCGGCTCGAACGGGACGGCGAAGAAACGGGCGTGAGCACGCTCCACGGGAGGAGCCGTCGCCACCCGCAGATCGGACAGCTCGGGATAGACGGCGAGTTCGGCCACCTTGACATCGCCCGCCGGACGCTGGACGACGTACTCCAGAAGCACCACGAGGTGGTCCGGAGCTTGGTAGAACATGCGCATCGGCGCTTGCGTACGCGCACCGACTCGCGCAGGAACCTGGCGTTGCTGGAAACCGGCCGCGCGCAGCAGAGGCCAGATGTCCGGCTGCTGCTCAGGGGTGAAAACTGGCATGACGAAGCTCCGTTCCGGCGCGCGGGCCATTTCGGGCATGGCTGCGCCGCCGCACGTTGAAGTGGTGGGGAGGGACGGCCGCCGGGCTCTAGGGGGAAGGGGTCGGCCCGGCGGCCGGTCTGAATGGCGCGGCGTCAGGCCGCGCCGGGGATCAGCGCTTGGTGCGCTGTGCCGGGATCAGCGGAGTGGCCCAGTCGGTCGGGTAAATGCCGCCGTGGGACAGTGATTCGTCCAGCTCCAGGAACCGCGCGGCCATCGTCTCAGCGCGGTACTTGTGCCCGCAGTCAGGGGACTGGCAGCCGCCTCGTGGCGGTTCGGTCTTCTTCAGCATGGCGTGCGCGGAAAGCTCGCGTAGCTGAGAGAGAATGTGGTCAGGGTTCATTGGCTGCTCCTTGCTGGGCGTTTGACGGTGTCTTGCGGAGCGGTCAGGGAGCCCGTCGCTCGGCGAGCGCGTTCCCGCGCGCTTGCCGAGCCCTTTATGGGATTCGACGTTCTCTCGTTCCCCTCACTTCTTGATATACCCATCATTCACCATTGAAACCGCCCAATCAAGCCCAAACAGCCCTTTTCTTCACCCATTCGGAGCACGGGTTTTTGACTCGAGAGAAGTCGAAATGCGGGAGCACAAAAGCGCATCGCCAGCGAGCACGGTAGATGCTTTTCATAAACAATCGCAGATTGTTTATGAAAAGCAGATCTGGAGTGAGCCGGATGACAAGCAAGCCAAGGCTGGGGCGAGCCGGCTGACGACACTCCATCGGGAAGCCACGATCGGCCCGAGTTGCGCGAGCGCGTGAAAACGTGGCCCCTACCAGCTGTTTTATGCTGCCGCTGGGTGGTCCTGTCTAAGCGGAGACCCAACGGCACACCTTCGGACCGGGTAACGGAACCGGCCGTCCGGGGTCCACGTTGAGTTCTTCAGTTTACGTAGCATGACTCTACGGCCAATCGGGCAGTTACGCGCATCGCCTAGGCGGTTCAATGTTCGCCAATCGCGCGACTTCATGTGCGCGCGGACGGGCGGATGGCAATGCCTTCAAGGTTAGCTCCACAATCATATCTCGCACATCATCCCCCGCCGAGATTTTCAATGGCTGGCGCGATCATCTCGGCGATTCAAGCAGTCGGGTGGAGACTCACTGCTCACGCCGCGCACCCGCATAGTCGTCGGCCGCGACCGGGTCCAGGCGAACGACAGCGCCGGGATGGGGCGCGTCAATGACGAGCCCAGCAGCCACATACATCGCCACGTGATGCAAGAAGCCGTTCGGGTCGCCGTAGAAGACCAGATCGCCGGCGCGCAGGTCGGCCATGGCGACGGGCCGTCCCGTCTTGAACTGATCCGTGGCCGTCCGGGGAATCGCGATACCGGCGGCCTGGTACGCGCTCTGAGTGAGCCCCGAGCAGTCGAAACCGACTCCTCCTCGGTCGGGGCCGTCGCCGCCCCAGACGTAGGGCAGGCCCATCTGGGCTCCCGCGTATTCGAGCGCGAGACGTGCCGCCACGCTTGGGGCGGAGCGGGCGGCGACGGCGATGAACGAGTTGCTGCTGGGGGCGCGGCCGTAGACGTCGGCCAGTTCGATGATCCGGACCGCGGATGCTGGATCGGCTGTTGCTCGGCGCACCGCTGCGGCGGCCTCGGTAGCCGGTCCCGAGCCGCAGATTGTTCTCGCCGCCGCATAGACCTCGTCGACCGGATCGAGTGGTGAGGCAGGCGATACGCCGCCCGCGGGGATCGGGTCGGCGTGCTGCTGGAACTGGCTCGCGGTGATCCCCATGAGTCCTTGTTTGCCCAGGTGGCGACCGTGGTCTGACGCTGCTTTCCCGAAGCCCGCGAGCACCGTCCAAGACAAGCCAGGGCAGGTCGCCGCAGCATCGTGGTAGAGCTCATACATGCGCAGTGGGATCTCTCCGTCTGCGTCAGGGATGTGGCGGCCTCCAGGGCTGGAAGACACGCTGAACACGTCCAACGAGGAGGTCATCGACTCGACGACGGCAGCCGCCGCAGCGGACAGAAGAATCACCAGAAGGAGCAGCGCGGACGAAGCACCCACCGCGATACGTCCCGCCGTCACAAACGTTCCCCGGAACTGGCCCCGCCACCGAGGTCGATGAGACGGACACGACCATCGGCCTTGGTGCCGACACGCTGCCAGACGGCATCCGCGGGGGCAGCCGCTGTCGAGTCACCGCTTGCCGTGGCGATCGGGACAGGCGATCCCGCGCGGGCCAGACGTTGGCGCAGCCCGTGTTCGCGGCGAGCGGAGTGGAGCCAGAACAGGACCGGCGTGCTGATGCCGGTTGCGGCGGTCATGGCTTCGTAGCCGGGGAGCTTGGCGAGGATCTGGGCGCTGTTCTCGACACCGGTGTCGTATTCGAGGAAGAAGTCGATGCTGCGTGTGCCTTCGCGCCACCGGCCGAACCCGTCGGGGCGGACGTACGTTCCCCAGGCCTTCGCGCACGCCCGCTCGGACAGCCACAGGTCCAGGCTCGCCTCGCGCGTCTCGCGCGCGGAGCCAAGCAGGCTGCAGAAGACGTCGTTCACGCCAACGAGATGCTTAAGGTCGGGCCGCAGTGCGATCCTCTCCGCCAAGACGGCACGAGGTGGCACCAGGTCCGACTCCTGATCGAGGCTCGCGACGGCTTGAGCTCCGAGCGCGGTCAGAACACAGTGCTTCGGGTTGGTCCCGACCGGCAGCGGCGGCCGGAAGCAGTCCAGCAGTCCGACTTCGTCGAGAACCTGAATGCGTCGGCGGGCGACCCGTGAGTTCCCGAAGAACGCATGGGTGATCTGGTGAGTGGTGAGCACCTGGTGCTGTCCAAGCAGGTGCAGAATCTGGCGATCGCGTTCGGTGAGCCTGTTCGCGGCGGCGAGCAGGTCCCGTTGGTTGATCTTCATGCTGAACCACCTGCCTGCCGGAGCGATTCGGGATCGAGGTCGAGTTCGAGCGTGTCGTCGAGGCCGCGTGGCGTGCGGGGGTCGGCGACGAGTCGAGGCGTCGGAGTCTTCGCTGCCGCCGGCCACTGCGCGGCGGCGGCTGCCAGGACAGCCTCGGCCCTACCGGGAACTGCCTCCGAGAGCGGCGTGGTCCTGAGCGTGAAGGCTCGGGATTCCTGTCCGCCGGTCACTAGTCGGGCAGCCGCCTGGAACTCCCCGAGATTGGACAGGTCGTAGGCAGTGAGCGTCGGGA
Coding sequences within it:
- a CDS encoding replication-relaxation family protein, coding for MKINQRDLLAAANRLTERDRQILHLLGQHQVLTTHQITHAFFGNSRVARRRIQVLDEVGLLDCFRPPLPVGTNPKHCVLTALGAQAVASLDQESDLVPPRAVLAERIALRPDLKHLVGVNDVFCSLLGSARETREASLDLWLSERACAKAWGTYVRPDGFGRWREGTRSIDFFLEYDTGVENSAQILAKLPGYEAMTAATGISTPVLFWLHSARREHGLRQRLARAGSPVPIATASGDSTAAAPADAVWQRVGTKADGRVRLIDLGGGASSGERL
- a CDS encoding C40 family peptidase; this translates as MTAGRIAVGASSALLLLVILLSAAAAAVVESMTSSLDVFSVSSSPGGRHIPDADGEIPLRMYELYHDAAATCPGLSWTVLAGFGKAASDHGRHLGKQGLMGITASQFQQHADPIPAGGVSPASPLDPVDEVYAAARTICGSGPATEAAAAVRRATADPASAVRIIELADVYGRAPSSNSFIAVAARSAPSVAARLALEYAGAQMGLPYVWGGDGPDRGGVGFDCSGLTQSAYQAAGIAIPRTATDQFKTGRPVAMADLRAGDLVFYGDPNGFLHHVAMYVAAGLVIDAPHPGAVVRLDPVAADDYAGARREQ